One segment of Theobroma cacao cultivar B97-61/B2 chromosome 9, Criollo_cocoa_genome_V2, whole genome shotgun sequence DNA contains the following:
- the LOC18587941 gene encoding target of Myb protein 1 gives MVNSMVERATSDMLIGPDWARNIEICDMLNHDPGQAKDVVKGIKKKLGSKNAKVQLLALTLLETIIKNCGDIVHMHVAERDVLHEMVKIVKKKPDFHVKEKILILIDTWQEAFGGARARYPQYYVAYQELLRAGAVFPQRSERSAPVFTPPQSQPLSSYPQNIRNADRPETAESSAESEFPTLSLTEIQNARGIMDVLAEMLNALDPGNKEGLRQEVIVDLVDQCRAYKQRVVHLVNSTSDESLLCQGLALNDDLQRVLAKHEAIASGTSLQAERPKPEPARELVNVNGPLVDTGDSSKQSEGRSISSTDASSHPFNQLLLPAPPTTNGSTPPAAVNPKMDLLSGDDYNSPKADDSLALVPLGELQQTTPASQQNALVLFDMFSDGNNTSNSVNIQSSGLAGQTNPLTPQIQQQQNYHANGTAPNMGSPRYEQSYAQGTGPAWNGQLVQQQQPPSPVYGAQSSGSLPPPPWEAQADTSLVSGAQYPQSMVTQVLVTHAQPQGPQHMGSDQVVGMYIRPITTGHLSAINNQAVQGSQFVGFQPQPIQGAQYMGMLPQQMPAGQMASMYPQQMYGNQMGVYGYGQQQYLDQQMYGLSIRDDNGLKNSSYQVSTSSYIPPSKPSKPEDKLFGDLVDMAKIKSTKTTPGRAGSM, from the exons ATGGTGAACTCTATGGTGGAGAGGGCTACGAGCGATATGCTGATCGGGCCTGATTGGGCTAGGAACATCGAGATCTGCGACATGCTCAATCACGACCCTGG GCAAGCAAAAGATGTTGTGAAAGGCATAAAAAAGAAGCTCGGAAGTAAAAATGCTAAAGTTCAACTTCTTGCACTAACT CTACTAGAGACTATCATAAAAAACTGTGGGGACATTGTCCATATGCATGTTGCAGAGAGAGATGTTCTTCATGAGATGGTCAAAATAGTAAAGAAAAAG CCTGATTTTCATGTCAAAGAGAAGATATTGATTCTTATTGACACTTGGCAAGAAGCTTTTGGAGGAGCAAGGGCAAGATATCCACAATATTATGTTGCATACCAAGAGTTGTTG CGTGCTGGGGCAGTATTCCCTCAGAGATCTGAGAGGTCCGCACCTGTATTTACACCTCCTCAATCACAACCTTTGTCTTCTTATCCTCAAAATATTCGCAATGCTGATCGGCCAGAGACAGCCGAGTCTTCTGCAGAGTCTGAGTTCCCAACCCTGAG TTTGACAGAAATTCAGAACGCGCGGGGTATTATGGATGTCCTTGCAGAAATGCTAAATGCATTAGATCCTGGAAACAAGGAG GGACTTAGGCAGGAGGTGATTGTTGACTTAGTGGACCAGTGCCGTGCCTACAAACAAAGAGTTGTACACCTTGTTAATTCAACATC GGATGAGTCACTGCTATGTCAAGGCTTAgcattgaatgatgatttgcAGCGGGTACTAGCAAAGCATGAAGCAATAGCTTCAGGAACTTCTTTACAAGCGGAGAGACCTAAGCCTGAACCTGCAAGAGAGCTCGTGAATGTCAATGGTCCCCTAGTTGATACTGGGGATAGCAGCAAGCAGTCTGAGGGGAG ATCCATTTCAAGCACTGATGCAAGTTCTCATCCATTTAATCAGTTATTGCTTCCTGCTCCTCCTACAACTAATGGTTCAACTCCTCCAGCTGCAGTCAATCCCAAAATGGACCTGCTTAGTGGTGATGACTACAATTCACCTAAGGCAGATGATTCACTGGCCCTTGTTCCTTTGGGGGAACTGCAACAAACAACTCCTGCATCACAGCAGAATGCCCTTGTTCTCTTTGATATGTTTTCTGATGGTAACAACACGTCCAATTCTGTTAACATCCAGTCTTCAGGTTTGGCTGGACAAACCAACCCTTTGACTCCTCAAATTCAGCAGCAGCAGAATTATCATGCAAATGGAACTGCACCAAACATGGGATCACCTCGATATGAGCAGTCATATGCTCAAGGCACTGGTCCTGCTTGGAATGGTCAGCTAGTTCAGCAGCAGCAGCCCCCCTCACCTGTCTATG GTGCCCAGAGTAGTGGCTCACTACCACCACCACCCTGGGAAGCACAAGCAGACACTAGCCTAGTATCAGGTGCTCAGTATCCCCAGTCAATGGTTACTCAAGTTTTAGTAACACATGCCCAACCTCAAGGACCTCAACATATGGGAAGTGATCAGGTGGTGGGTATGTACATTCGGCCGATCACGACTGGTCATTTGTCAGCAATTAATAACCAGGCTGTGCAGGGGAGCCAGTTTGTTGGTTTTCAACCCCAACCAATCCAGGGAGCACAGTATATGGGCATGCTTCCACAGCAAATGCCAGCTGGTCAGATGGCTTCTATGTATCCTCAACAAATGTATGGCAACCAGATGGGAGTATATGGCTATGGTCAGCAACAGTATCTTGATCAACAAATGTATGGGCTATCCATCAGAGATGACAATGGCCTAAAAAATTCTTCCTACCAGGTTTCCACTTCGTCTTACATTCCACCAAGCAAGCCTTCAAAACCAGAGGATAAGCTGTTTGGAGACCTTGTTGACATggcaaaaattaaatcaaccaaaaccacTCCCGGAAGAGCTGGTAGCATGTGA
- the LOC18587942 gene encoding uncharacterized protein LOC18587942 has protein sequence MAGSTILSRLSSARLNALALKLKSNKSVLPTISPLKPSSQSQVSSSVKRITGISRLPVELSCLMSMMPLHSAVASARLRSFLAVESQSWGLISQGISLPL, from the exons atgGCTGGTTCGACGATTCTATCGAGATTATCATCGGCTCGGTTAAATGCGCTTGCTCTCAAGCTTAAGAGCAACAAATCAGTGTTACCCACGATTTCTCCATTGAAACCGAGCTCTCAGTCTCAGGTTTCTTCTTCAGTGAAGCGCATCACTGGGATTTCAAG ATTACCAGTGGAGCTGAGCTGCTTAATGTCAATGATGCCATTACACAGTGCAGTAGCTTCGGCTCGCCTCAGATCATTTCTTGCCGTAGAATCTCAGAGTTGGGGTTTGATTTCTCAag GTATCTCCTTGCCTTTATAA
- the LOC18587943 gene encoding protein PEROXIN-4 isoform X2, with translation MQASRARLFKEYKEVQREKAADPDIQLVCDDSNIFKWTALIKGPSETPYEGGVFQLAFAVPEQYPLQPPQVRFLTKIFHPNVHFKTGEICLDILKNAWSPAWTLQSVCRAIIALMAHPEPDSPLNCDSGNLLRSGDVRGYQSMARMYTRLAAMPKKG, from the exons ATGCAG GCATCAAGAGCAAGGTTGTTTAAGGAATACAAAGAGGTGCAGCGAGAAAAGGCGGCCGATCCGGACATTCAACTAGTTTGTGATGATTCCAACATATTCAAGTGGACTGCTCTTATCAAG GGACCATCTGAGACTCCTTATGAAGGTGGAGTCTTTCAGCTTGCTTTTGCTGTTCCTGAGCAGTATCCTTTGCAACCTCCTCAAGTGCGCTTCTTGACGAAAATATTTCATCCCAACGTGCATTTCAAG ACAGGAGAGATTTGCCTTGATATATTGAAGAATGCATGGAGCCCTGCTTGGACACTTCAGTCTGTTTGTAGGGCTATAATAGCTTTAATGGCTCACCCGGAACCTGATAGCCCACTTAATTGTGATTCTG GCAATCTATTAAGATCTGGCGATGTCAGAGGATACCAGTCTATGGCAAGAATGTACACCAGACTTGCTGCCATGCCCAAAAAAG GTTAG
- the LOC18587943 gene encoding protein PEROXIN-4 isoform X1: protein MQASRARLFKEYKEVQREKAADPDIQLVCDDSNIFKWTALIKGPSETPYEGGVFQLAFAVPEQYPLQPPQVRFLTKIFHPNVHFKTGEICLDILKNAWSPAWTLQSVCRAIIALMAHPEPDSPLNCDSGNLLRSGDVRGYQSMARMYTRLAAMPKKG from the exons ATGCAG GCATCAAGAGCAAGGTTGTTTAAGGAATACAAAGAGGTGCAGCGAGAAAAGGCGGCCGATCCGGACATTCAACTAGTTTGTGATGATTCCAACATATTCAAGTGGACTGCTCTTATCAAG GGACCATCTGAGACTCCTTATGAAGGTGGAGTCTTTCAGCTTGCTTTTGCTGTTCCTGAGCAGTATCCTTTGCAACCTCCTCAAGTGCGCTTCTTGACGAAAATATTTCATCCCAACGTGCATTTCAAG ACAGGAGAGATTTGCCTTGATATATTGAAGAATGCATGGAGCCCTGCTTGGACACTTCAGTCTGTTTGTAGGGCTATAATAGCTTTAATGGCTCACCCGGAACCTGATAGCCCACTTAATTGTGATTCTG GCAATCTATTAAGATCTGGCGATGTCAGAGGATACCAGTCTATGGCAAGAATGTACACCAGACTTGCTGCCATGCCCAAAAAAGGTTGA
- the LOC18587944 gene encoding peroxisomal fatty acid beta-oxidation multifunctional protein, whose amino-acid sequence MAGGEAHRVTMEVRGDGIAVIAFSSPPVNALHIPALTELKRMHSESMERDDVKAVVLTGAGSKFCSGLDMSLVQDIQRTGDDSVLAEISHDLIDQVEDGKKPSVAAIQGYALGAGLELSMGCCARVATPGAKLGLPELTLGFSPGLGGTQRLPRLVGVSKAAQMLLTSKPVMSEEGKSLGLIDAIASPEELLEVACDLALDIVESRRPRLSSLSRTDKLGSTEQAMEILEGIRQGAKETAHTMPEKLACLDVIGEGITSGGRSGVLKEMEVFRELVLSTAAKALVHVSCAQRATSQVRGVTDAGLKPRPIGKVGVIGAGLMGSGITTALILSNIHVVLKELNSEYLQRGIKKIEANLQALVTKGKLDENGVKKALSFLRGVSDYSEFKDVDLVIEAVIEDLSLKQSIFEEIDKVCPPHCILASGTSGIDLNKIGERTSSQDRIVGAHFFSPAHIMPLLEIVRTEKTSTQVLLDLMTIGKAIKKVPLIVGNCTGFAVNRTFSPYFQGPFLLADLGVDIFRIDRVVCSFGLSMGPYLLHDVTGYGLAIAFAKEMAATFPDRTFQSALHGLMLQHGRQGKSNGKGYYIFEKGSKPKPDYTVQPIVEESRRITNLVENPISISDQEIVEMIFFPVVNEGCRIIEEGVIARASELDVASVLGFNFPSRLGGIMFWADTIGAKYIYTNLKKWSALYGPFFRPSRFLEERAMKGIPLGAPVEA is encoded by the exons ATGGCCGGCGGCGAAGCTCACCGAGTGACCATGGAAGTTAGGGGTGATGGGATCGCTGTCATCGCCTTCTCTAGTCCACCTGTTAATGCGTTGCACATCCCAG CACTGACCGAGTTGAAGAGGATGCACAGCGAATCAATGGAGAGAGATGACGTGAAAGCTGTCGTTTTGACCG GTGCTGGCAGCAAATTTTGTAGTGGCTTGGACATGAGTCTAGTGCAAGATATTCAGAGAACTG GGGACGACTCGGTTCTGGCTGAAATATCTCATGATTTAATCGATCAAGTTGAAG ATGGCAAAAAACCTTCTGTTGCTGCAATTCAAGGATATGCACTGGGAGCGGGCTTGGAACTGTCAATG GGATGCTGTGCACGGGTTGCCACTCCAGGAGCTAAACTGGGTTTGCCAGAGCTTACACTTGGATTCAGTCCAGGGCTTGGAG GCACTCAACGTCTTCCAAGGCTCGTAGGAGTTTCAAAGGCTGCGCAAATGTTGCTG ACTTCGAAGCCAGTAATGTCAGAGGAAGGGAAAAGCCTTGGGCTTATTGATGCCATAGCTTCTCCTGAAGAGTTGTTGGAAGTAGCATGCGACTTGGCTCTAGATATTGTAGAAAGCCGTAGACCGCGCCTTTCCTCTCTTTCAAGAACCGATAAACTTGGTTCTACCGAACAAGCAATGGAGATATTAGAGGGCATTCGGCAGGGGGCGAAAGAGACTGCTCATACTATGCCTGAGAAACTGGCCTGTCTTGATGTCATTGGAGAGGGAATTACTTCTGGAGGACGTTCTGGCGTTTTAAAG GAAATGGAAGTATTTAGAGAGTTGGTGCTCTCAACCGCTGCAAAAGCTCTTGTCCATGTCTCCTGTGCCCAACGTGCAACATCTCAG GTGCGTGGTGTGACTGATGCTGGGCTTAAACCACGGCCAATAGGGAAAGTTGGTGTAATTGGTGCTGGTCTGATGGGTTCTGGGATCACCACTGCTCTCATTTTGAGCAATATCCATGTCGTTCTTAAGGAACTCAATTCTGAATACCTTCAGAGAGGGATTAAAAAGATTGAAG CTAATCTCCAAGCCTTAGTTACGAAAGGAAAGTTGGATGAGAATGGGGTCAAGAAAGCTCTTTCATTTCTAAGAGGTGTATCAGATTACTCAGAATTCAAAGATGTGGATTTGGTAATAGAG GCTGTGATTGAAGACCTGTCACTCAAACAATcaatttttgaagaaattgaCAAGGTTTGTCCTCCTCACTGCATCTTGGCATCAGGCACATCAGGCATCGATCTTAATAAAATTGGAGAGAGAACCAGCTCTCAAGATCGCATTGTTGGAGCTCATTTTTTCAG TCCCGCACATATAATGCCACTCTTGGAGATTGTCCGGACAGAGAAAACTTCGACACAAGTTCTGCTTGATCTTATGACAATTGGGAAGGCCATTAAGAAAGTTCCTCTCATTGTTGGAAACTGCACCGGATTTGCTGTAAATCGTACCTTCTCTCCTTATTTTCAAGGACCATTTCTGTTGGCAGACTTAGGTGTCGACATTTTCAGAATTGACAGAGTGGTTTGCTCATTTGGCTTGTCAATGGGGCCTTACCT GCTTCATGATGTAACTGGATATGGCTTGGCTATTGCATTTGCCAAAGAGATGGCTGCTACCTTCCCTGACAGGACGTTCCAGTCTGCTTTACATGGGCTCATGCTTCAACATGGCCGACAGG GTAAAAGCAATGGAAAAGGCTATTACATTTTCGAGAAGGGAAGCAAGCCAAAGCCTGATTACACCGTGCAACCAATAGTTGAGGAGTCCAGGAGAATTACAAACCTGGTTGAGAAC CCCATTTCCATAAGCGACCAAGAAATCGTGGAGATGATATTCTTCCCGGTGGTGAATGAGGGATGCCGCATTATAGAGGAGGGAGTGATTGCTCGGGCATCAGAGCTTGACGTTGCATCTGTTCTTGGGTTCAATTTCCCTTCCCGCCT GGGAGGTATAATGTTCTGGGCTGACACAATCGGAGCAAAGTACATATACACAAATCTCAAAAAGTGGTCAGCTCTGTACGGCCCCTTCTTCAGACCCTCAAGATTCTTGGAAGAGAGGGCCATGAAAGGCATCCCATTG GGTGCACCTGTTGAGGCATAA
- the LOC18587945 gene encoding putative esterase YitV, translating to MEDNCLCFPLRMRNRISSSSFPAIWLFFFFFFSLGLAALEAEHRHSSGVVDDADKIRAQFLHLLRTRRSPPVRLTVEPAKPVLHPLFQGVAPPPLNKSIVSCPKADIENPKERLKEENLYLRTEAAEQGRLPVLILSSKDSNQTRRPAVVFLHATNTNKEWLRPLLEAYASREYIAIAIDSRYHGERAHHQTTYQDALVSSWKKGDTMPFIFDTLWDLIKLADYLSLRKDIDASRIGITGISLGGMHAWFAAFADTRYTVAVPIIGVQGFRWAIDNDKWQARVDTIKAVFEEARIDLGKSAIDKEVVEKVWDRIAPGLASQFDSPYSIPAIAPRPLLILNGADNPHCPLDGIRTPEKRARKAYRKAHSSNNFKLIAQPGIGHQFTPLMVKEACVWMDRFLKQ from the exons ATGGAAGACAATTGTCTTTGTTTTCCTTTAAGAATGAGGAACAGgatatcttcttcttctttcccaGCCATTTggctcttcttcttcttcttcttctcgtTGGGCCTCGCAGCATTGGAAGCAGAACACAGACACAGTTCTGGTGTTGTTGATGACGCTGACAAGATTCGGGCTCAGTTCCTTCATCTTCTCCGTACCAGACGATCTCCTCCAG TTCGTCTGACTGTGGAACCTGCAAAACCTGTGCTCCATCCTTTGTTTCAAGGAGTTGCTCCACCACCATTGAATAAG TCAATAGTGTCTTGCCCAAAGGCTGATATTGAAAATCCCAAGGAACGGCTTAAAGAGGAAAACCTTTATTTGCGAACTGAG GCTGCAGAGCAAGGACGGTTGCCTGTGTTAATCTTAAGCTCGAAAGACAGCAATCAGACAAGAAGGCCTGCTGTTGTTTTCCTGCATGCTACCAATACGAACAAAGAGTGGTTACGACCATTGCTTGAG GCATATGCTTCAAGGGAATATATAGCCATTGCTATTGATTCTCGCTACCATGGTGAACGTGCCCACCATCAAACTACCTATCAAGAT GCTCTAGTGTCATCATGGAAAAAAGGAGATACAATGccatttatatttgatacG TTGTGGGATTTAATAAAACTAGCAGATTATCTATCATTGAGAAAGGATATAGATGCTTCTAGAATTGGAATTACCGGCATATCACTTGGAG GAATGCATGCTTGGTTTGCTGCCTTTGCTGACACCCGCTATACAGTGGCTGTTCCAATAATTGGAGTTCag GGGTTTCGATGGGCCATAGACAATGACAAATGGCAGGCTCGAGTTGACACTATAAAGGCTGTATTTGAAG AAGCAAGGATTGATTTAGGCAAGAGTGCAATTGATAAAGAAGTGGTGGAGAAG GTCTGGGATAGGATTGCTCCTGGTCTAGCTTCCCAGTTTGATTCACCTTACTCAATTCCAGCTATTGCACCACGGCCTCTGTTGATTTTAAACG GTGCCGATAATCCACATTGCCCACTTGATGGTATAAGAACTCCCGAAAAAAGGGCTCGCAAGGCTTATCGAAAGGCTCATtcttcaaataattttaag CTCATCGCACAACCTGGAATAGGCCACCAATTCACACCGTTAATGGTGAAAGAAGCATGTGTTTGGATGGACAGGTTCCTCAagcaataa
- the LOC18587946 gene encoding putative hydrolase YtaP, producing MAASHLPHPTITRFLLPTTRHVPPLPHVQPHLPKTIRYKYRIQIVNSPIASSSRVSGTEMEVNCTVPHAAEIRSQFLQLLRSRRNAQVPLTVEPAKPVVNPLYQEVPPPTFSKEMESCPKANIGNIKELLKEENLYLHTEAGEQGKLPLLILSMKESNQQKRPAVVFLHSTHKCKEWLRPLLEGYSSRGYVAIGVDSRYHGERASSLTTYRDALVSSWKNGGTMPFIFDTVWDLIKLADYLTQREDIDPTRIGITGESLGGMHAWFAAFADTRYAVAAPIIGIQGFRWAIDNDKWQARVNSIKAVFEEARIDLGKNEIDKEVVEKVWDRIAPGLASQFDSPNTVPAIAPRPLLIANGAKDPRCPTDGLEIPKTRACKAYGDAHCSDKFKLIAEPEIGHNMTPLMVKEASDWFDRFLK from the exons atggcTGCCTCTCACCTCCCGCACCCTACTATAACTAGATTTCTGCTACCAACGACGAGACACGTGCCCCCTCTCCCACACGTGCAACCCCACCTTCCAAAAACCATTCGCTATAAATACCGGATCCAAATTGTAAATTCACCCATTGCCAGCAGCAGCAGAGTGAGTGGAACTGAAATGGAAGTAAACTGCACCGTTCCCCATGCTGCGGAAATCCGATCTCAGTTCCTTCAGTTACTTCGTAGCAGACGAAATGCTCAAG ttCCTTTGACTGTGGAACCTGCAAAACCTGTGGTTAACCCTTTGTATCAAGAAGTTCCTCCCCCAACCTTCAGTAAG GAAATGGAGTCTTGTCCAAAGGCCAACATTGGAAACATTAAGGAACTGCTTAAAGAGGAAAATCTTTATCTCCATACTGAG GCAGGAGAGCAAGGGAAATTGCccttgttgattttaagtATGAAGGAAAGCAATCAACAAAAGAGGCCTGCTGTTGTTTTTCTGCATAGTACACATAAGTGTAAAGAGTGGTTACGCCCATTGCTTGAG GGCTATTCTTCACGGGGATATGTAGCCATTGGAGTCGATTCCCGCTACCATGGTGAACGTGCCAGCAGTCTAACCACTTATCGAGAT GCTCTGGTATCATCCTGGAAAAATGGAGGTACAATGCCTTTCATATTTGATACT GTCTGGGACTTAATAAAACTTGCAGATTATTTAACCCAGAGAGAGGATATAGATCCTACTAGGATTGGAATTACTGGTGAATCACTTGGAG GAATGCATGCATGGTTTGCTGCTTTTGCTGACACTCGCTATGCAGTGGCTGCCCCAATAATTGGCATCCAg GGATTTCGATGGGCTATagacaatgacaagtggcagGCTCGAGTTAACAGTATAAAGGCTGTATTTGAAG AAGCAAGGATTGATTTAGGCAAGAATGAAATTGATAAAGAAGTGGTGGAGAAG GTCTGGGATAGGATTGCTCCTGGTCTAGCCTCCCAGTTTGATTCACCTAATACAGTCCCGGCTATTGCACCACGCCCTTTACTGATTGCAAATG GAGCCAAAGATCCTCGTTGCCCTACTGATGGCCTAGAAATTCCCAAGACAAGGGCATGCAAGGCTTATGGAGATGCCCATTGTTCAGATAAGTTTAAG CTCATTGCGGAACCTGAAATAGGGCACAACATGACACCATTAATGGTGAAGGAAGCAAGCGATTGGTTTGACCGGTTCCTCAAGTAA
- the LOC18587947 gene encoding protein tesmin/TSO1-like CXC 5, translated as MEQGETVSDFAPKKLARQLDFTTMCRASANATLPDHPMHLQSQSQPQPQWPSQTPLQTKHQQQPQPQELQLRLYFQPQTVQSPPQPQLKPQSPPMPQVQTRPPPPPPPQQQQVAVVHRVPHPVQKLSLPTFQLSKQESPRSGPRGHVDGKDGTPKKQKQCNCKNSRCLKLYCECFAAGIYCNGCNCINCHNNVENEAARQEAVGATLERNPNAFRPKIASSPHRPQDARDDARDVQMVGKHNKGCHCKKSGCLKKYCECYQANILCSENCKCMDCKNFEGSEERRALFHGDHNSMAYMQQAANAAISGAIGSSGYGTPLASKKRKSEEFLFGVAVNDQFNQKIVQHQQENHLKNPVASSFPFSAPVSRAANTASLGSLKLTYRSPLADILQPQDVKELCSVLVLVSSEAERALAAEKSSKMDSQTEKGSIETIVSSGQAGEMCQQGNGVHRGATNDRTSENQADADRSGNTGADGDDVQNGRPLSPGTRALMCDEEDAMFMAAGSSNVFADHSQNMTQKSSNGHECTDVYAEQERLVLTRFRDFLNQLITCGSIKETMCSPLAISEKRSQQQPVENGAVKSGNQGGGQKEPYRNGIVKSSIPAPVEIGQTVSAACSALHTDLPSKHRLPIGNGDTNVEIKGWN; from the exons ATGGAGCAAGGAGAAACGGTTTCGGATTTTGCACCAAAGAAATTGGCGAGGCAATTAGATTTCACAACGATGTGTCGCGCGTCGGCAAATGCGACGTTACCGGATCACCCGATGCACTTACAGTCGCAGTCGCAGCCTCAACCGCAATGGCCATCACAAACGCCGTTGCAGACGAAGCATCAGCAGCAACCACAACCGCAGGAACTGCAATTGCGGTTATATTTCCAGCCGCAAACGGTGCAGTCGCCACCGCAGCCACAGCTAAAACCTCAGTCACCACCAATGCCACAAGTTCAAACGCGGCCGCCCCCTCCGCCGCCGCCGCAGCAGCAGCAAGTTGCTGTGGTGCATCGGGTGCCTCACCCAGTCCAGAAGCTTTCACTGCCGACATTTCAATTGAG CAAACAAGAGTCTCCTAGGTCCGGACCACGTGGGCACGTTGATGGTAAAGATGGGACtccaaagaaacaaaagcaGTGTAACTGCAAGAATTCTCGGTGCTTGAAGTT GTACTGTGAGTGCTTTGCTGCTGGAATTTATTGTAATGGTTGCAATTGCATAAATTGCCATAACAATGTGGAGAATGAAGCGGCAAGGCAAGAGGCAGTTGGAGCAACCTTAGAACGCAATCCAAATGCGTTTAGACCGAAGATTGCTAGCAGTCCCCACAGACCTCAGGATGCTAGG GATGATGCACGTGATGTCCAAATGGTCGGAAAGCACAATAAAGGATGTCACTGCAAGAAATCTGGTTGTCTCAAGAAGTATTGTGAGTGCTACCAAGCGAATATTCTATGCTCTGAAAATTGCAAGTGTATGGACTGCAAGAACTTTGAAGGAAGTGAGGAAAGAAGAGCTCTCTTTCATGGGGACCATAACTCCATGGCTTACATGCAACAGGCTGCAAATGCTGCCATTAGTGGTGCCATTGGATCATCTGGCTATGGTACTCCTTTGGCAtccaagaagagaaaaagtgaagaattcTTATTTGGTGTAGCAGTCAATGATCAATTCAATCAAAAGATTGTTCAACATCAACAG gaaaatcatctaaaaaatCCTGTGGCGtcatcttttccattttctgcCCCTGTTTCTCGTGCTGCTAATACAGCATCATTGGGATCTTTGAAATTAACATACAG ATCTCCATTGGCGGACATCCTCCAACCACAGGACGTGAAGGAGCTGTGCTCAGTTTTGGTCTTAGTTTCATCAGAAGCTGAAAGGGCACTAGCTGCAG AGAAAAGTAGCAAAATGGATTCGCAAACAGAGAAAGGCTCTATTGAAACTATTGTTTCATCTGGTCAGGCGGGTGAAATGTGTCAGCAAGGTAATGGTGTTCATAGGGGTGCCACTAATGACCGCACCAGTGAGAACCAGGCAGATGCAGATAGAAGTGGCAACACTGGAGCGGATGGGGATGATGTGCAAAATGGAAGGCCATTGTCTCCTGGAACACGCGCATTGATGTGTGATGAAGAAGATGCAATGTTTATGGCAGCTGGGTCATCTAATGTATTCGCAGACCATTCTCAAAACATGACTCAGAAATCATCAAACGGGCATGAGTGCACAGATGTCTATGCAGAGCAGGAAAGGCTTGTTTTGACAAGGTTCCGTGATTTTCTCAACCAGCTCATTACGTGTGGGAGCATAAAAG AAACAATGTGTTCGCCGTTGGCCATAAGTGAAAAAAGAAGTCAACAACAACCTGTGGAGAATGGTGCTGTAAAATCTGGAAATCAAGGAGGTGGGCAAAAGGAGCCTTATCGTAACGGAATTGTAAAATCTTCAATCCCGGCACCCGTAGAAATTGGTCAGACTGTCTCTGCAGCCTGTTCTGCTTTACATACTGATCTGCCTTCAAAGCATAGATTGCCCATTGGAAATGGAGACACAAATGTAGAGATTAAGGGCTGGAATTAG